The Candidatus Nitrosocosmicus franklandus genome contains a region encoding:
- a CDS encoding 30S ribosomal protein S15: MARTHAHTHGKSHSIRPTSKNAPSWTMDGEEIIKTIVNFGKDGMSASEIGLRLRDELAIPLAKPIIGKTITQVLEENDIKRSMPEDLEKLVRKALGLQKHLSIHNSDKRNVRSLELIESKIHRLSRYYKRIGKVSKDWKYASVIAKLE; this comes from the coding sequence ATGGCACGAACTCACGCCCACACTCATGGAAAATCTCATTCTATTAGGCCAACTTCCAAGAATGCACCCTCTTGGACCATGGATGGTGAAGAAATCATAAAAACAATAGTCAATTTCGGTAAGGATGGAATGTCTGCCAGTGAAATTGGTTTAAGATTAAGAGACGAACTTGCAATCCCGTTGGCAAAACCAATAATAGGAAAAACCATAACTCAAGTATTGGAAGAAAATGATATTAAACGATCCATGCCCGAAGACTTGGAAAAGCTTGTTCGAAAAGCATTGGGATTACAAAAACATTTGAGTATCCATAATAGCGATAAAAGAAATGTGAGGTCTCTCGAACTGATAGAATCAAAGATTCACAGATTATCAAGATACTACAAAAGAATTGGCAAGGTATCTAAAGATTGGAAGTATGCATCAGTTATAGCCAAACTAGAATAG
- a CDS encoding KEOPS complex subunit Pcc1 codes for MLTPPSLCFDVNITIKCRSTNEAIATYKSLIVDNIDIPSSLVIDIKTEQENLFLHVKFTRSEARENNINTLINTIDEIMEHITLIRNVISVD; via the coding sequence ATGTTAACACCCCCTAGTCTCTGTTTTGATGTAAATATAACAATAAAATGCAGAAGTACAAATGAAGCGATCGCAACTTACAAGTCATTGATTGTAGACAATATAGATATTCCTTCTAGCTTAGTCATAGACATAAAAACGGAACAAGAGAATCTTTTTCTTCACGTAAAATTCACAAGAAGCGAGGCCAGGGAAAATAATATTAACACTTTAATCAACACAATTGATGAGATTATGGAGCATATTACATTAATCAGGAATGTGATAAGCGTTGATTGA
- the serS gene encoding serine--tRNA ligase, whose protein sequence is MIDSRIIKENPKLVKEMLIKRNISFPIDELLDSDKKRRDLIVRLQNLKHQKNTLAKEIATAKKRNEDISESVNKMEEIGRQIKRTEDETKENDQIFLKYIYSLPNFPHESVPIGRDATENVVIKNVPSIIINSNDISNNRYDNKNNNPNIVFDIKRKSHVDLATEYDLVDFERAGKISGSRFYILKNELVKLSMALSNFALDYLIKEGYTAIQPPFLIRREAMEGAVILSDFEDTIYKVENEDLYLIGTSEHPMASMHMNEIIDGKDLPIRYAGVSSCFRKEAGAHGKDMKGLFRVHQFEKIEQFVFCKPDDSWKEHEKLLEITERFYEMLEIPFRTIILCTGDLGKVASKTYDIEAWFPVQGAYREICSCSNCTDYQARSLKIRFRNNPNEETTLVHTLNSTLVAVQRTLVAIMENYQTSRGTIEIPKVLRKYMNNLEEIGNRR, encoded by the coding sequence TTGATTGATTCAAGGATCATAAAAGAAAACCCTAAACTGGTTAAAGAAATGCTTATCAAGCGAAATATCAGCTTCCCTATAGATGAGCTTTTAGATTCAGATAAGAAAAGAAGAGACCTAATAGTGAGATTACAAAACTTAAAGCATCAAAAAAATACACTCGCAAAAGAAATTGCCACAGCAAAGAAAAGAAATGAGGATATATCTGAGAGTGTAAACAAGATGGAAGAGATCGGGAGACAGATAAAAAGAACCGAAGACGAAACCAAAGAAAACGATCAAATCTTCTTAAAATATATTTATAGCTTACCCAACTTTCCACATGAAAGTGTTCCTATTGGTAGAGACGCAACTGAAAATGTAGTTATCAAGAATGTTCCATCAATAATTATTAATTCCAATGATATTTCAAATAACAGATATGATAATAAGAATAATAACCCTAACATCGTTTTTGACATAAAAAGAAAGAGTCACGTTGATCTTGCTACTGAGTATGATCTAGTGGATTTTGAGAGAGCAGGAAAAATATCAGGCTCTCGTTTTTATATTCTAAAGAATGAATTGGTCAAGTTGAGTATGGCCCTGTCAAATTTTGCTCTGGACTATTTGATAAAAGAAGGATATACGGCAATTCAACCACCGTTTCTCATAAGAAGAGAAGCTATGGAAGGGGCAGTTATTTTGAGCGATTTCGAAGACACTATTTACAAAGTAGAAAATGAAGATCTTTACTTGATCGGAACATCAGAACACCCTATGGCTTCAATGCATATGAACGAAATTATTGATGGAAAAGATCTTCCCATTAGATATGCAGGGGTTAGTTCATGTTTTAGAAAGGAGGCTGGAGCCCATGGTAAAGACATGAAGGGCTTATTTAGAGTACATCAATTTGAAAAAATTGAGCAATTTGTGTTCTGCAAACCAGACGATTCCTGGAAGGAACATGAAAAACTATTAGAAATTACAGAGAGATTTTATGAAATGCTAGAAATTCCCTTTAGAACCATAATTCTATGTACGGGGGATCTAGGAAAAGTAGCTTCGAAAACATATGATATTGAAGCCTGGTTTCCAGTGCAAGGTGCATATAGGGAAATATGCTCTTGTTCTAACTGTACAGATTATCAGGCACGAAGTCTAAAGATAAGATTTAGAAATAATCCAAACGAGGAAACGACACTAGTTCATACGTTAAATAGTACTTTGGTAGCCGTTCAGAGAACTTTAGTTGCCATAATGGAAAACTATCAAACTTCCCGTGGAACTATTGAAATCCCGAAAGTATTGAGAAAGTATATGAATAATTTAGAAGAAATAGGCAATAGAAGATAG
- a CDS encoding cupredoxin domain-containing protein has protein sequence MERVKKQSQIGGISIISFVVIITISLVYYQFVYTPAMNATPDVPEEVLNPSGITSISIVEGASLPENPNFYSPKEVRATLGVSNKVVWTNDDVTAHTVTTDNDYEDPVNGRFDSLATIGLIPPQGTFEFTFTQRGEYAYHCEPHPWMTGKVDVEPNFG, from the coding sequence TTGGAACGAGTAAAGAAGCAGTCCCAGATTGGCGGGATTAGTATCATTTCTTTTGTAGTAATTATTACCATAAGTTTAGTTTATTATCAGTTTGTTTATACACCAGCCATGAATGCCACGCCAGATGTTCCTGAAGAAGTATTAAACCCATCAGGAATTACATCGATATCTATAGTCGAAGGCGCCTCTTTACCTGAGAATCCCAATTTTTATTCACCTAAGGAAGTGCGTGCTACATTGGGTGTGTCTAATAAAGTTGTCTGGACCAACGATGATGTGACAGCACATACTGTAACTACTGATAACGATTATGAAGATCCAGTAAATGGTCGCTTTGACTCTTTAGCTACTATAGGTCTTATTCCTCCACAGGGTACTTTTGAATTTACTTTCACACAGCGTGGTGAATATGCTTATCATTGTGAACCTCACCCGTGGATGACTGGAAAGGTAGATGTAGAGCCAAACTTCGGTTAA
- a CDS encoding cytochrome b, producing MGASLHSEDNSLVRLFKWIYAGFDRTIFMGLKFTFPTKFVSPLGFLGMLTFVVFIILGITGAFLMLWYEPILDRAWDSVSKINDTIPYGFHIRNIHYHASNAMVMLAILHMYYQFFSGRYKIRNEMLWVTGILLGVLTILEAFTGYDIIFSERAELAISIAASLTNSIPILGPDMMNAFFGSGFHDFVLRFYAFHVFFLPIVLLGLMVVHFPRFLVFDVPMVMAVAGAIMITGGVFPIDLGLKFDPNVPPGITVPEWYLTGLYAFLRSQFDKFTTGVAWPGLFIFTLLIIPFIDRYKKFSWKDRPIITALGITSIAQIIITTYWGFYIDPDRTKSLLERLVIDPIFLYTVMVLLVPLSFGFTYLMIKLAKNAEANAKKQKPPEKNPIQLPAKWLYILFVVLIGFQVYLNIAAYYAVLDGMKNYSLFLIGILMLVFAGMFHLYRYGRGLPKSNVEVVTSKKRKFIFPSFGSPKRRPLSGGTPVKELSDVSSEEKLQKDKALHKDESVPLPEIQSSKRSSAPTEANVESHSEKGIPAVEGSMKVKSDE from the coding sequence ATGGGCGCTTCCTTACATAGTGAAGATAATAGCCTTGTAAGGCTATTCAAATGGATCTATGCCGGGTTCGATAGAACCATCTTTATGGGTCTAAAGTTCACTTTTCCAACAAAGTTTGTGAGTCCATTAGGATTCCTTGGGATGTTGACTTTTGTAGTGTTTATCATACTGGGAATTACTGGGGCTTTTCTCATGTTATGGTATGAACCTATACTGGATAGGGCATGGGATAGTGTCAGTAAGATCAATGATACAATTCCCTATGGATTTCACATTAGAAATATTCACTATCATGCTTCAAACGCTATGGTAATGCTGGCAATTTTGCATATGTATTATCAATTCTTTAGTGGGCGATATAAGATCCGAAATGAAATGTTATGGGTTACTGGAATTTTACTTGGTGTCCTTACAATTCTAGAGGCATTCACTGGTTATGATATTATCTTTAGTGAAAGAGCTGAATTAGCAATATCTATAGCGGCGTCACTTACTAATTCTATTCCCATCCTTGGTCCTGATATGATGAACGCGTTTTTTGGGTCGGGATTTCATGATTTCGTGCTTAGGTTTTATGCTTTTCATGTATTCTTTTTGCCAATTGTGCTATTAGGGTTGATGGTGGTACATTTCCCTCGATTTTTGGTATTCGACGTACCCATGGTAATGGCCGTAGCAGGGGCTATCATGATAACTGGTGGTGTTTTTCCAATCGATTTGGGGCTAAAGTTTGATCCTAATGTGCCCCCTGGAATAACTGTACCTGAATGGTATCTTACTGGTCTCTACGCGTTTTTAAGAAGTCAATTTGATAAATTTACTACTGGGGTAGCTTGGCCAGGTCTGTTTATATTTACACTGTTGATAATTCCTTTCATTGATAGGTATAAAAAGTTCTCCTGGAAGGATCGTCCAATTATTACTGCGCTGGGTATCACTAGTATTGCTCAGATTATAATTACGACATACTGGGGCTTTTATATCGATCCAGATAGGACAAAATCGCTATTGGAAAGACTGGTAATCGATCCTATCTTCCTGTATACTGTTATGGTGTTGCTTGTCCCCTTGTCATTTGGGTTCACTTATTTGATGATTAAGCTAGCAAAGAATGCGGAAGCAAATGCAAAGAAACAAAAACCGCCTGAGAAAAATCCAATACAACTTCCTGCAAAGTGGTTGTATATCCTGTTTGTTGTTCTGATAGGATTTCAAGTATACCTAAACATAGCTGCCTACTATGCTGTTTTGGATGGGATGAAAAACTATTCACTATTCCTAATAGGAATATTGATGTTGGTTTTTGCCGGTATGTTCCATTTGTATAGATACGGTAGGGGTTTGCCAAAATCAAATGTTGAAGTTGTAACCAGTAAAAAACGCAAATTCATATTTCCTTCATTCGGATCCCCAAAAAGAAGGCCTCTTTCTGGCGGTACCCCGGTCAAGGAGTTATCGGATGTTTCTTCCGAAGAAAAATTACAAAAAGATAAAGCCTTACATAAAGACGAATCAGTACCTTTACCCGAAATTCAGTCCTCAAAACGATCCAGTGCACCTACAGAAGCGAACGTTGAATCTCATTCAGAAAAAGGTATTCCTGCAGTTGAAGGATCGATGAAGGTAAAGTCGGATGAATAA
- a CDS encoding twin-arginine translocation signal domain-containing protein, with translation MSQRQPPKVDGGKISRRDFLKLLAAAGTVMTFTPFVEWGKFLPNPRESSEERAKVVLPDGSQANVNTFKVNHAEAVVYPMSEDPVLNEEAFRTWQFIRLPAELGGEKNDASAFRMYSMVCLHLWCLWKYWPEEGRKRGECPCHGSMYDPLTGEAFAGPAALQAPPSNVLPSLDLEVDDEGNIWIKPPNWTPSGNGVVGYGRFLT, from the coding sequence ATGTCTCAACGACAACCTCCAAAAGTCGACGGAGGAAAGATTTCACGTAGAGATTTTTTAAAGTTGCTTGCAGCAGCAGGTACAGTTATGACCTTTACACCTTTTGTCGAATGGGGAAAGTTCTTACCTAATCCTAGGGAATCTTCTGAAGAAAGAGCAAAGGTCGTGTTGCCTGATGGAAGCCAAGCAAATGTTAATACATTCAAAGTAAATCATGCTGAAGCTGTTGTTTATCCAATGTCTGAAGATCCTGTATTAAATGAAGAAGCTTTTCGAACTTGGCAGTTCATACGACTCCCAGCAGAGCTTGGTGGGGAAAAGAATGATGCATCAGCTTTTAGAATGTATAGTATGGTGTGTCTTCATTTGTGGTGTTTATGGAAATATTGGCCAGAGGAAGGTAGAAAACGAGGTGAGTGTCCTTGTCATGGTTCTATGTACGACCCATTAACAGGTGAGGCATTTGCAGGCCCAGCAGCACTTCAGGCTCCACCTTCCAATGTTTTACCTAGCTTGGATCTCGAGGTGGACGATGAAGGTAATATTTGGATTAAACCTCCCAATTGGACCCCGTCAGGTAATGGGGTAGTCGGATATGGGCGCTTCCTTACATAG